A window of the Apostichopus japonicus isolate 1M-3 chromosome 8, ASM3797524v1, whole genome shotgun sequence genome harbors these coding sequences:
- the LOC139971541 gene encoding fatty acid-binding protein 2, liver-like: MAFNGKWTVSKFEGLNDVMDAYGVAADKRDPTKLQGGSVEIKQDGDNFTFTATGGLGKAGTHAMTVGGPSEGELFGKAYSGTTAWEGDALVFKGKSGVVLKRSIEGGNLVYTIQFGGKTGKIFLSK, encoded by the coding sequence ATGGCTTTCAACGGCAAATGGACTGTATCCAAGTTCGAGGGACTTAATGATGTCATGGACGCATATGGCGTCGCTGCCGACAAGAGGGACCCTACCAAACTCCAGGGTGGTTCAGTCGAGATCAAACAAGATGGCGACAACTTCACCTTCACCGCCACCGGTGGACTGGGCAAGGCAGGAACACACGCCATGACTGTTGGTGGGCCATCAGAGGGAGAGCTCTTCGGCAAGGCCTACAGTGGAACCACCGCCTGGGAGGGTGACGCTCTGGTCTTCAAGGGCAAGTCTGGAGTGGTACTGAAGAGGTCGATCGAAGGAGGCAACCTGGTTTACACCATCCAATTCGGGGGCAAAACCGGCAAGATTTTCCTCAGCAAGTAA